A window of the Thalassospira indica genome harbors these coding sequences:
- a CDS encoding leucyl aminopeptidase family protein has translation MYDHIIANDPSAKPTPITPIAESDFESWLAQQPDATKSWIAANSFEGKRGTQLLLPGKDGAVGTVLVGYVDDAKAIWDFAGLPNALPVGTYALSDDLTGKDDLYEKAALGLYLGGYRFDRYRKDDGKKDKRAKIALHDIEAAKRAENIARGIGLARDLINVPANDMGPAELEEAARGLGAEFGAKVSAIVGEDLLKQNYPAIHTVGHGSDRAPRLIDLTWGDESAPKITLVGKGVCFDTGGYDLKPSSNMLLMKKDMGGSAQVLGLARMIMAADLPVRLRVLIPAVENMVSGRAYRPSDILQTRKGITVEVGNTDAEGRIVLSDALTEAASEDPDMLLDFATLTGAARVALGLGLPALFSNDDDLANGLMETGMAENDPLWRLPLWDDYRSQLDSKAADMNNISGSPFGGAIIAALFLDRFAEGAKSWAHIDLMAWNPSDRPGRPTGGEAQGIRAAFKLIKDRYGK, from the coding sequence TTGTACGACCACATCATCGCCAACGATCCTTCTGCCAAGCCGACCCCGATCACCCCGATTGCCGAAAGCGATTTTGAAAGCTGGCTTGCCCAGCAGCCCGACGCAACCAAGTCGTGGATTGCCGCCAACAGTTTTGAGGGCAAGCGCGGCACGCAGCTTTTGCTTCCCGGCAAAGACGGCGCGGTTGGCACCGTTCTGGTTGGTTATGTTGATGATGCCAAGGCAATCTGGGATTTTGCCGGTTTGCCAAACGCGCTTCCGGTCGGGACCTATGCGCTTTCAGATGATCTGACAGGCAAGGATGATCTTTATGAAAAGGCTGCCCTTGGGCTTTATCTGGGCGGCTATCGGTTTGATCGCTATCGCAAGGATGACGGTAAAAAGGACAAGCGCGCCAAAATCGCCCTGCATGACATTGAGGCCGCCAAGCGGGCGGAGAATATTGCACGCGGCATCGGCCTTGCACGCGACCTGATCAATGTGCCGGCCAATGACATGGGCCCGGCCGAGCTTGAAGAAGCCGCCCGCGGCCTTGGCGCGGAATTTGGTGCCAAGGTCAGTGCGATTGTCGGGGAAGACCTGCTTAAGCAAAACTACCCGGCCATTCACACCGTCGGGCATGGCAGTGATCGTGCGCCGCGCCTGATCGACCTGACATGGGGCGATGAAAGTGCGCCGAAAATCACGCTGGTGGGCAAGGGGGTGTGTTTTGACACCGGCGGCTATGACCTGAAGCCATCGAGCAACATGCTTTTGATGAAAAAGGACATGGGCGGTTCGGCACAGGTTCTTGGCCTGGCGCGTATGATCATGGCGGCCGACCTTCCGGTAAGGTTGCGCGTTCTGATCCCGGCAGTTGAAAACATGGTATCGGGTCGGGCCTATCGCCCGAGTGACATTTTGCAAACCCGAAAAGGGATCACGGTCGAGGTGGGCAATACTGACGCCGAAGGACGCATCGTGCTTTCCGATGCCCTTACCGAGGCGGCATCAGAAGACCCGGACATGCTGCTTGATTTCGCGACCCTGACCGGGGCGGCACGTGTTGCGCTTGGTCTTGGTTTGCCGGCCCTTTTTTCCAATGATGATGATCTGGCAAATGGGTTGATGGAAACCGGGATGGCCGAAAATGATCCGCTGTGGCGTTTGCCGCTGTGGGATGATTATCGCAGCCAGCTTGATAGCAAGGCGGCTGACATGAACAACATTTCCGGCAGCCCGTTTGGCGGGGCGATCATTGCTGCCCTGTTCCTTGATCGCTTTGCCGAGGGGGCCAAAAGCTGGGCTCATATCGATCTGATGGCCTGGAACCCGTCTGACCGTCCCGGTCGCCCGACCGGCGGCGAAGCACAGGGCATCCGGGCCGCCTTCAAGCTGATCAAGGATCGTTACGGTAAGTAA
- a CDS encoding glutathione S-transferase family protein yields the protein MQNLPVLYIGNKNYSSWSLRAWLGLRVAGVAFEEKLVPLRSEEWHAKAPVFSPTAKVPAYFDGTKTIWEALGILEYIADSQPDTMLWPLDIDVRAIARAVSLEMHGGFGPLRSSMPMNCRKSLPGLGRGPGVDKDINRIGETFKMCRTQYGQGGDFLFGHFSIADAMYAPVVTRFKTYGVTLDPIGNAYMETILGLPEMKEWYADAAAEEWVIDDAEVK from the coding sequence ATGCAAAACCTTCCTGTGCTCTATATCGGCAATAAAAACTATTCCTCCTGGTCGCTGCGCGCCTGGCTTGGCCTGCGGGTGGCCGGCGTGGCGTTCGAGGAAAAGCTCGTCCCGCTCCGCTCCGAAGAATGGCACGCCAAGGCCCCGGTCTTTTCGCCCACGGCCAAGGTTCCGGCTTACTTCGATGGCACCAAAACCATCTGGGAGGCGCTTGGTATCCTCGAATATATCGCAGACAGTCAGCCCGACACCATGCTCTGGCCGCTTGATATCGATGTGCGGGCGATTGCGCGTGCCGTGTCGCTTGAAATGCATGGCGGGTTTGGGCCTTTGCGAAGCTCCATGCCGATGAATTGCCGCAAAAGCCTGCCTGGTCTTGGGCGCGGTCCTGGCGTGGACAAGGACATCAACCGTATCGGTGAAACCTTCAAGATGTGCCGGACCCAATATGGGCAGGGCGGTGATTTCCTGTTTGGTCATTTCTCGATTGCCGATGCCATGTATGCCCCGGTGGTAACAAGGTTCAAAACCTATGGCGTCACCCTTGATCCGATTGGCAATGCCTATATGGAAACCATCCTTGGCCTGCCGGAGATGAAGGAATGGTACGCCGATGCCGCGGCTGAGGAATGGGTGATTGACGACGCTGAGGTAAAATAA
- a CDS encoding uracil-DNA glycosylase family protein, whose product MPGLTGKLPEIDPMGGDAALNKLLSEVRACRICAEHLPLGPRPVVRMAKSARILVIGQAPGTRVHETGLPWNDASGDRLRDWLGLSVDDFYDPGKLAIMPMGFCYPGRFDRGGDLPPRPECAPTWHDALRHHLPNIGLTLLIGQYAQERYLGPRRAKTMTETVHHFADFLPDGILPMPHPSWRNTAWMKKNPWFEADLLPVLQLRVQGLLT is encoded by the coding sequence ATGCCGGGTCTCACCGGAAAACTGCCCGAAATTGATCCGATGGGCGGGGATGCGGCACTCAATAAGCTGCTGTCTGAGGTCCGGGCGTGCCGGATTTGTGCCGAACACTTGCCGCTTGGGCCGCGCCCGGTGGTGCGCATGGCAAAATCGGCGCGCATTCTGGTGATTGGGCAGGCACCCGGCACGCGGGTGCATGAAACCGGTCTGCCGTGGAATGATGCGTCCGGCGACCGGTTGCGCGATTGGCTGGGATTGTCGGTCGATGATTTTTATGATCCGGGCAAACTCGCCATCATGCCAATGGGGTTTTGTTATCCCGGTCGCTTTGATCGTGGCGGGGATTTGCCGCCCCGTCCGGAATGCGCGCCGACTTGGCATGATGCCCTGCGCCATCATTTACCCAATATCGGCCTGACTCTTCTGATCGGGCAATACGCGCAGGAACGCTATCTTGGTCCGCGCCGGGCCAAAACCATGACCGAAACCGTGCATCACTTTGCCGATTTCCTGCCCGACGGCATCCTCCCCATGCCCCATCCAAGCTGGCGCAACACCGCCTGGATGAAAAAGAACCCGTGGTTTGAGGCCGACCTTTTGCCGGTGCTGCAATTACGTGTGCAAGGCTTGCTGACATAG
- a CDS encoding 4a-hydroxytetrahydrobiopterin dehydratase — translation MSKLEKSTIEKALTHLSGWALADDGLSITRVYKFGDFNAAFGFMTRVALMADKMDHHPEWFNVYNKVEMTLTTHDAGGVTQKDIDLATFCQTASGQ, via the coding sequence ATGAGCAAACTTGAAAAATCCACCATCGAAAAGGCGCTGACCCATCTTTCGGGATGGGCGCTTGCCGATGACGGGCTTTCGATCACGCGCGTCTACAAGTTTGGCGATTTCAATGCCGCGTTTGGCTTCATGACGCGGGTGGCACTCATGGCCGACAAGATGGATCACCATCCCGAATGGTTCAATGTCTATAACAAGGTCGAAATGACGCTGACCACCCACGATGCCGGTGGCGTGACGCAAAAGGACATTGATCTGGCAACCTTCTGCCAAACGGCTTCTGGTCAATAA
- a CDS encoding SDR family NAD(P)-dependent oxidoreductase, with product MQIKGSIAIVTGAASGLGAATAETLAHAGARIAAFDLNADGARATAEKLGGVGYGVDVSNGESVEQAVAKVVEDLGAPSILVNCAGILQGERIVGREGPADLDAFARVINVNLIGTFNMMRVAATAMSRNEPSPGGERGVIINTASIAAFEGQIGQAAYSASKGGVAAMTLPAARELARHGIRVVSIAPGMFGTPMVTALPDEMQVALAANIPFPKRLGDPHEYGRLATHICENEMINGETIRIDGAVRLEPK from the coding sequence ATGCAAATCAAGGGATCGATTGCCATTGTAACCGGGGCGGCATCCGGTCTGGGTGCAGCAACGGCAGAGACACTGGCACATGCCGGAGCACGAATTGCGGCGTTTGATTTGAATGCAGACGGAGCTAGGGCGACCGCCGAAAAACTCGGCGGGGTTGGCTATGGCGTTGATGTATCGAACGGGGAAAGTGTCGAGCAGGCGGTTGCCAAGGTGGTTGAGGATCTTGGCGCGCCATCGATCCTTGTGAACTGTGCCGGAATCCTTCAGGGCGAACGCATTGTCGGGCGCGAAGGCCCGGCCGATCTGGATGCCTTTGCACGCGTGATCAATGTCAACCTGATCGGCACATTCAATATGATGCGGGTTGCCGCAACGGCCATGAGCCGCAATGAACCGTCGCCCGGAGGAGAAAGGGGCGTGATCATCAATACGGCGTCTATCGCGGCATTTGAAGGGCAGATCGGACAGGCGGCCTATTCGGCATCAAAAGGTGGTGTCGCCGCAATGACCCTTCCGGCCGCACGTGAATTGGCACGCCATGGCATTCGTGTTGTGTCGATTGCGCCGGGCATGTTTGGCACCCCGATGGTCACCGCCCTGCCTGATGAAATGCAGGTCGCACTTGCAGCAAATATCCCGTTCCCGAAACGCTTGGGCGATCCGCATGAATATGGCCGTCTGGCGACGCATATCTGTGAAAATGAAATGATCAATGGCGAGACCATTCGCATAGATGGCGCGGTCCGGCTGGAACCGAAATAG
- a CDS encoding DMT family transporter codes for MRTWFNTQSDVMRASFFALLAAILAACFTLTIRYATEELHPYQAVFLRFAFGLILILPMVMKRGIGSLATKRLPLFGLRGVLSAAEMCLWFMAVLYLPLAEATTLNFTVPLFGTILAAVILREQVRIHRWLAIVIGFVGVALIIQPGTDTMQAASILPIAAAICMASAGLITKRLVATESTTSLLFYLMIITTSVSLIPALFVWQTPSWSALGLMAVAALMMNVMQVCNVKALQLADYSFFVGFSYLRLPIIAVLALILFGEVPDIWILPGGAMIIGAAIYVALRERKLAKRATGP; via the coding sequence ATGCGGACATGGTTCAACACCCAGTCCGATGTGATGCGGGCAAGCTTTTTCGCGCTGCTTGCGGCCATTCTGGCGGCGTGTTTTACCCTGACGATCCGCTATGCCACCGAGGAACTGCATCCCTATCAGGCGGTGTTTTTGCGCTTTGCCTTTGGCCTGATCCTGATTTTGCCAATGGTGATGAAGCGCGGGATTGGCAGCCTTGCGACCAAGCGCCTGCCTTTGTTTGGCTTGCGCGGGGTGTTGTCGGCAGCGGAGATGTGTTTGTGGTTTATGGCGGTGTTGTATTTGCCACTGGCCGAGGCGACGACGCTTAATTTCACAGTACCCCTGTTTGGCACCATTTTGGCCGCGGTGATTTTGCGCGAACAGGTGCGCATTCACCGCTGGCTTGCGATTGTTATCGGGTTTGTTGGTGTGGCGCTGATCATTCAGCCCGGGACAGACACCATGCAAGCGGCCAGCATTCTGCCAATTGCGGCGGCGATCTGCATGGCCAGTGCCGGGTTGATCACAAAGCGGTTGGTGGCAACCGAGTCCACCACATCGCTTTTGTTTTATCTGATGATCATCACCACATCGGTTTCCCTGATCCCGGCATTATTCGTCTGGCAGACGCCAAGTTGGTCTGCACTTGGCCTGATGGCGGTTGCCGCGTTGATGATGAATGTGATGCAGGTTTGCAATGTCAAAGCCCTGCAACTGGCCGATTACAGTTTCTTTGTCGGATTTTCCTATTTGCGTTTGCCGATCATTGCCGTACTTGCGCTGATCCTGTTTGGCGAAGTGCCCGATATCTGGATATTACCCGGCGGGGCGATGATTATCGGCGCTGCGATCTATGTCGCACTGCGTGAGCGCAAGCTTGCAAAGCGCGCAACCGGGCCTTAA
- a CDS encoding DMT family transporter: MREWFNGLPPYLQATAFGLMASISAAIFSVFVRLATEHIDPLQAVFLRNFFGLLFIAPIALRAGLTPLKTKRFPMFCLRAVLSMGAMSFWFSAIAYMPLAEATALNFTVPLFGTILAAIFLGEKVRKYRIAALLVGFGGVLVIIRPGSETVQLASLFPIAAAICMASAGLTIKSLSRTENPTAIILYMMMLTTPLTLIPALFVWETPSLEVLGLMVAGAFMANITQLCNTNAFRVYDYSFVIGFNYLRLPFVVGIALVMFGEVPEIWLVPGAALIIGSALYIARREAKLNREANRIKRGLSATASDLDPPPSNRKS; the protein is encoded by the coding sequence ATGCGTGAGTGGTTTAACGGACTTCCGCCCTATTTGCAGGCGACCGCCTTTGGCCTGATGGCATCGATCAGTGCGGCGATCTTTTCGGTGTTTGTCCGCCTTGCGACCGAGCATATCGATCCGTTGCAGGCGGTGTTTTTGCGCAATTTCTTTGGGCTTTTATTCATCGCCCCGATTGCGTTGCGGGCAGGATTAACGCCGCTTAAGACCAAGCGTTTTCCGATGTTTTGCCTGCGTGCGGTTCTGTCGATGGGGGCGATGAGTTTCTGGTTTTCGGCGATTGCCTATATGCCGCTGGCCGAGGCAACGGCGCTTAATTTCACCGTGCCGCTGTTTGGGACCATCCTTGCCGCGATCTTTTTGGGTGAGAAAGTTCGCAAATACCGGATTGCGGCCTTGCTGGTCGGTTTTGGCGGGGTGCTGGTGATCATCCGGCCGGGCAGCGAAACCGTGCAACTGGCAAGCCTGTTTCCGATTGCGGCGGCCATTTGCATGGCCAGTGCAGGATTGACGATCAAGTCACTTTCGCGGACCGAAAACCCGACCGCCATCATCCTTTACATGATGATGCTGACCACGCCCCTGACCCTGATCCCGGCATTGTTTGTCTGGGAGACACCGAGCCTTGAGGTGCTTGGCCTGATGGTGGCGGGCGCGTTCATGGCCAACATCACCCAGCTTTGTAACACCAACGCCTTTCGGGTTTATGATTACAGCTTTGTGATCGGGTTTAATTACCTGCGCTTGCCCTTTGTCGTCGGTATCGCCCTAGTGATGTTTGGCGAGGTTCCGGAAATATGGCTGGTGCCGGGTGCGGCCCTGATTATCGGGTCCGCACTTTATATCGCGCGGCGCGAGGCGAAATTGAACCGCGAAGCCAACCGGATCAAGCGCGGGCTTTCGGCCACGGCAAGCGACCTTGACCCGCCGCCGTCCAACAGGAAGTCGTGA
- a CDS encoding DMT family transporter encodes MGALLMISAAMCFAVMAVFIRYVTADLHPFEASFFRNLFGLLPMVPWMVRHGASGLKTERFKLHFLRGVLGFGAMSCIFTALSLSPAAQVIAINFTLPILTTVLAAVVVRETVRARRWSAIAIGFVGAMIVIRPFGQSFETGAILALGATVFMACAMTTVKMLSRTESANAIVTWMGLIMTPLSLIPALIYWQGPSMWQLFILLIIAVTGTAGQQLLVRAYRTADQSYVMIFDFLRLPFVAALAYVMFGEVVDFWTWAGAALIIGSALYIARREAVLAKRAKREANLPTTAPADPQAIPVTRVDRDAPAKDKPDA; translated from the coding sequence ATGGGCGCCCTTCTTATGATCAGTGCTGCAATGTGTTTTGCGGTAATGGCGGTTTTTATCCGCTATGTCACAGCAGACCTGCATCCGTTCGAGGCATCGTTTTTCCGTAACCTGTTCGGATTGTTGCCGATGGTGCCGTGGATGGTGCGCCATGGCGCAAGCGGATTAAAGACCGAGCGGTTCAAGCTGCATTTTCTGCGCGGGGTTCTCGGTTTCGGGGCGATGTCGTGCATTTTTACCGCCCTGTCGCTGTCACCCGCGGCACAGGTCATTGCGATCAACTTTACCCTGCCGATCCTGACCACGGTGCTGGCCGCAGTAGTGGTACGTGAAACCGTGCGGGCGCGTCGCTGGAGCGCGATTGCGATCGGTTTTGTCGGGGCGATGATTGTGATCCGCCCGTTTGGCCAAAGTTTTGAGACCGGTGCGATCCTGGCGCTTGGCGCGACGGTTTTCATGGCGTGCGCGATGACCACGGTTAAAATGCTGTCACGGACCGAAAGTGCCAATGCCATCGTAACCTGGATGGGCCTGATCATGACGCCGCTGTCGCTGATCCCGGCGCTGATATACTGGCAGGGACCGAGCATGTGGCAATTGTTCATCCTGTTGATCATTGCCGTGACCGGAACAGCGGGACAGCAATTGCTGGTGCGTGCCTATCGCACGGCCGATCAGTCCTATGTCATGATTTTTGATTTCCTGCGCCTGCCCTTTGTTGCGGCCTTGGCCTATGTGATGTTTGGCGAGGTGGTTGATTTCTGGACCTGGGCGGGGGCGGCCTTGATCATTGGATCAGCACTTTATATCGCGCGGCGTGAGGCGGTTCTGGCCAAACGGGCCAAGAGGGAAGCCAACCTGCCGACCACAGCACCCGCCGATCCGCAAGCCATCCCGGTGACCCGCGTGGATCGGGATGCCCCCGCAAAGGACAAGCCCGATGCGTGA
- a CDS encoding Lrp/AsnC family transcriptional regulator, with protein sequence MDAIDRKLIDILQEDASLSYSVLGTKVGLSVSAVNDRVRKLREQGIIQAYRISVDPNAIGRALTAMVWLRTDPAKGNKKLVKSLIKADEVLECHHMTGRFDFLVKLRLRDTGHLESFISDTIKEMPGVVEVLPEIALSTAKETLFVPAQADHE encoded by the coding sequence ATGGATGCAATTGATCGCAAACTGATCGACATCCTGCAGGAAGACGCATCACTGTCCTATTCGGTTCTGGGAACAAAGGTCGGGTTGTCTGTTTCTGCGGTGAATGATCGCGTGCGCAAGCTGCGCGAACAGGGGATTATTCAGGCCTATCGCATTTCGGTCGATCCAAACGCCATTGGCCGTGCCTTGACCGCAATGGTCTGGCTGCGCACCGATCCGGCCAAGGGCAACAAGAAACTGGTCAAATCCCTGATCAAGGCCGATGAAGTGCTGGAATGCCATCACATGACAGGACGCTTTGATTTTCTGGTCAAATTGCGCCTGCGCGATACCGGCCATCTGGAATCGTTCATTTCCGACACGATCAAGGAAATGCCCGGCGTGGTCGAAGTTCTGCCGGAAATCGCCTTGTCAACGGCCAAGGAAACCCTATTTGTTCCGGCGCAGGCCGACCACGAATAG
- a CDS encoding potassium/proton antiporter, with protein sequence MIESMNLVILIASILVVVAVFTSLVSFRVGAPLLLVFLFVGLAAGEDGIGGIMFDNAPLAYFIGSIALALILFDSGFETQLRTLKIAAGPSLVLATFGVLITTGVIGGVTWLVLDVPWLVALLFGAIVSSTDAAAVFFLLRVGGINLRDRTRSTLEVESGSNDPMAVFLTISLVELIILGGGENIALELLQRFILQIGLGAIFGLAGGYALVWMINRVKLEPGLVPIITMALALSLFGATSILGGSGFLAVYVAGLYAGNSNMKMSVGVRRFQHVTTWLAQIAMFVTLGLLATPSEFGTVVLPGVILALVLVFVARPVAVWLCLMFFNFSRNDTAFISWVGLRGAVSILLAIVPMVEGVPEGQLLFNTAFIVVITSLLLQGWTIRRMAHWLGIIVPARHGPVDRIDLELPGNANQEIVVYRVHEASAVATGHRIPRWARPSLILRDGASLRPHSAGPVQGGDQVYIITPPKHVDLLDQLFAGPAEGANDVELFGDFSFPADTRIADIGRLYGFAVDADDTELTVAEILERDLPGDLELGDRMPYGTVELIVRRTDDEHDVLEVGLAVEQQKAKPKRRIPIFQSRSELLAIWKDWQKRKRAEKNAALSDQTSSTAKQIDDGSDEADVTEAPDVPGASDDTVDDVAGDAVNDTSGDTPEDGAETPEPEEDSGKKPGKAGRSKKS encoded by the coding sequence ATGATTGAATCGATGAATCTGGTGATCCTGATTGCATCGATTCTGGTGGTGGTGGCTGTTTTCACCAGTCTGGTCAGCTTCCGGGTTGGCGCGCCCTTGCTGTTGGTGTTTCTGTTTGTCGGTCTGGCGGCGGGCGAGGACGGCATTGGCGGCATCATGTTCGACAATGCGCCGCTTGCCTATTTCATCGGCTCCATCGCGCTCGCCCTGATCCTGTTTGACAGTGGCTTTGAAACCCAGCTCCGAACGTTAAAAATCGCCGCCGGACCATCCCTTGTTCTGGCAACTTTCGGGGTGTTGATCACCACCGGGGTGATTGGCGGGGTCACCTGGCTGGTGCTCGATGTGCCGTGGCTGGTCGCACTTTTGTTCGGGGCGATTGTCAGCTCGACCGATGCGGCGGCGGTATTCTTCCTTTTGCGTGTGGGCGGCATCAATCTGCGTGATCGCACGCGCAGCACGCTTGAAGTTGAGTCTGGCTCAAACGACCCGATGGCGGTGTTTCTCACCATCTCGCTTGTCGAACTGATCATTCTGGGTGGTGGTGAAAACATCGCGCTTGAACTCCTGCAACGCTTCATCCTTCAGATCGGACTTGGCGCGATTTTCGGCCTTGCGGGTGGCTATGCGCTGGTCTGGATGATCAACCGGGTCAAACTTGAACCGGGCCTGGTGCCGATCATTACCATGGCGTTGGCACTCAGCCTGTTTGGCGCGACCAGTATTCTCGGCGGCAGTGGCTTTTTGGCGGTTTATGTCGCGGGTCTTTATGCCGGGAACAGCAACATGAAAATGAGCGTCGGCGTCCGGCGTTTTCAGCATGTCACCACTTGGCTTGCCCAGATCGCGATGTTTGTCACCTTGGGTCTGCTCGCCACCCCGTCCGAATTTGGCACAGTTGTCCTTCCGGGCGTTATTCTGGCGCTGGTTCTGGTGTTTGTCGCCCGTCCGGTGGCGGTCTGGCTGTGCCTGATGTTCTTTAACTTCTCGCGCAATGACACCGCCTTTATTTCATGGGTCGGTTTGCGCGGCGCGGTGTCCATCCTGCTTGCCATTGTGCCGATGGTCGAAGGCGTGCCCGAAGGGCAGCTGTTGTTTAACACCGCCTTTATTGTCGTGATTACCTCGCTTTTGCTGCAGGGCTGGACGATCCGGCGGATGGCGCATTGGCTGGGCATTATTGTGCCGGCCCGCCATGGCCCGGTGGACCGTATTGACCTTGAACTGCCCGGCAATGCCAATCAGGAAATCGTTGTCTATCGCGTCCACGAAGCCAGTGCCGTTGCCACCGGCCATCGTATTCCGCGCTGGGCACGGCCAAGCCTGATCCTGCGTGATGGTGCGTCATTGCGTCCGCATTCTGCCGGGCCGGTTCAGGGCGGTGATCAGGTCTATATCATCACCCCGCCCAAGCATGTCGACCTGCTCGACCAACTGTTTGCCGGTCCGGCCGAGGGCGCCAATGACGTCGAACTGTTTGGCGATTTCAGCTTCCCGGCCGATACCCGGATTGCCGATATTGGTCGTCTGTATGGCTTTGCCGTCGACGCTGATGACACCGAACTCACCGTGGCCGAAATCCTCGAACGCGATCTGCCCGGCGATCTCGAACTCGGTGATCGCATGCCCTATGGCACGGTGGAACTGATCGTGCGCCGCACAGATGATGAGCACGACGTGCTTGAGGTCGGCTTGGCGGTTGAACAACAAAAAGCCAAACCCAAACGCCGCATTCCGATCTTCCAGTCGCGCAGCGAATTGCTTGCAATCTGGAAAGACTGGCAGAAACGCAAACGCGCCGAAAAGAATGCGGCGCTGAGCGATCAGACATCATCAACGGCCAAGCAGATTGATGATGGCTCAGACGAGGCCGATGTGACTGAGGCCCCCGACGTGCCGGGCGCATCCGATGACACGGTCGACGATGTGGCTGGCGACGCGGTTAACGACACGTCCGGTGACACCCCCGAAGACGGTGCTGAAACCCCCGAACCAGAAGAAGACAGCGGCAAAAAGCCCGGCAAAGCAGGTCGGTCGAAAAAATCCTGA
- a CDS encoding DMT family transporter, which translates to MFGLYAAVVLIWGSTWIAIQYQLSVAPEVAVAYRFALATLILMAWCGLRRLPMRFTLRDHFFMAVLGVCLFSLNYVLIYVASIHLTSGLLAVVFSTIVIMNMINGVIFFRRRPETRTLIGAGIGLTGIAMVFANDLAAFDLTTGGSIGLLVSLAGSYIASLGNMASARNHARGVPVMQANAYGMLYGTLLLFGYIALAGIPVTFDTSTSFLASWVYLALFGSVLGFGFYLTLLGKIGPDRAAYSSVMFPIVALLLSTWFEDFHWMGNIIWGVALTLVGNVVILTKRVPKPATKVLEQVAPVPPTCATNPTAKP; encoded by the coding sequence ATGTTCGGTCTTTACGCAGCAGTTGTCTTGATCTGGGGATCGACCTGGATCGCCATTCAGTATCAGCTTTCGGTCGCCCCCGAAGTCGCCGTCGCCTATCGCTTTGCCTTGGCAACGCTGATCTTGATGGCGTGGTGTGGCCTGCGCCGCTTGCCGATGCGTTTTACGCTGCGTGATCATTTCTTCATGGCGGTTCTGGGCGTCTGTCTGTTTTCGCTGAACTATGTCCTGATCTATGTCGCCAGTATCCATCTGACATCCGGGCTTCTGGCGGTGGTGTTTTCCACTATCGTCATCATGAATATGATTAATGGCGTGATCTTTTTCCGCCGCCGTCCCGAAACCCGCACCCTGATCGGGGCCGGGATCGGGCTTACCGGCATTGCCATGGTCTTTGCCAATGATCTGGCCGCCTTCGATCTGACCACCGGCGGCAGCATCGGTCTTCTGGTCTCCCTTGCCGGAAGTTACATCGCATCGCTTGGCAATATGGCATCAGCCCGCAACCATGCGCGCGGGGTTCCGGTCATGCAGGCCAATGCTTACGGCATGCTCTATGGCACGCTGTTGCTGTTTGGCTATATCGCGCTTGCCGGGATCCCGGTCACCTTTGATACCAGCACAAGCTTCCTTGCATCGTGGGTCTATCTCGCCCTGTTCGGATCGGTTTTGGGCTTTGGTTTCTATCTGACACTTCTGGGCAAGATCGGCCCGGATCGTGCGGCATACAGTTCGGTGATGTTCCCGATTGTCGCCCTGTTGCTGTCGACCTGGTTTGAGGATTTCCACTGGATGGGCAACATAATCTGGGGTGTGGCGCTGACATTGGTCGGCAACGTGGTTATTCTGACCAAACGGGTTCCCAAACCGGCGACCAAGGTGCTCGAACAGGTTGCACCAGTACCGCCAACTTGCGCAACAAACCCGACAGCAAAGCCCTGA
- a CDS encoding DinB family protein: MNGAAYFERMAQYNLWANTRAYGLCAKLPAAELDAPRTAFFPSILCTLNHILVADRIWMSRLLGSPVAMPLNTILYENFDELRHARVAEDQAIIEFTNGLTDAVVTADLTYHSVAGDAYTMPRNLILAHMFNHQTHHRGQLSNMLIEAGAGPLEIDLVFFARDQLG; encoded by the coding sequence ATGAACGGTGCGGCCTATTTCGAACGCATGGCGCAATATAATCTCTGGGCCAACACGCGTGCCTATGGGCTTTGCGCAAAATTGCCAGCCGCCGAACTCGATGCCCCGCGCACGGCCTTCTTCCCGTCGATCCTGTGCACGCTCAATCATATCCTGGTGGCTGATCGCATCTGGATGAGCCGCCTGCTCGGCAGTCCGGTGGCCATGCCGCTCAATACAATTCTCTATGAAAATTTCGATGAACTCCGCCACGCCCGCGTGGCCGAAGATCAGGCGATCATTGAGTTCACCAACGGCCTGACCGATGCCGTGGTAACCGCCGATCTTACCTATCACTCGGTCGCCGGTGATGCCTATACCATGCCGCGCAATCTGATATTGGCGCATATGTTCAATCATCAGACCCATCATCGCGGCCAGCTCTCGAACATGCTGATCGAAGCTGGCGCTGGCCCGCTTGAAATTGATCTGGTCTTTTTCGCCCGGGATCAGTTGGGATGA